In Helianthus annuus cultivar XRQ/B chromosome 9, HanXRQr2.0-SUNRISE, whole genome shotgun sequence, the following are encoded in one genomic region:
- the LOC110877399 gene encoding lipase-like isoform X2: protein MVTGHSMGGAMAAFCGLDLALIYGSKNIQFTTFGMPRIGNAAFASYYGQVVPSTFRVTHGHDLVLHLPPYYHHFPQKKYHHFPSEGHKFEYKSNAKMEHACSSCLDTRCASMGMVATRAYHFHGLNMRFLAYDMADMEESVTPVFTSFLKSGVWVFLFSDQDSILPLSGTRARVNGLAKQ, encoded by the exons ATGGTGACTGGCCATTCAATGGGAGGTGCTATGGCGgctttttgtggattggatcttGCG CTTATTTATGGATCAAAGAACATCCAATTTACGACGTTTGGCATGCCAAGAATCGGCAATGCTGCTTTTGCATCGTATTATGGCCAAGTTGTCCCAAGTACGTTTAGAGTGACACATGGACACGACCTCGTCCTGCATCTGCCTCCTTATTATCATCATTTCCCACAGAAGAAATATCATCACTTCCCATCAGAG GGGCACAAATTTGAATATAAGAGCAATGCCAAAATGGAGCATGCCTGCTCATCCTGTTTAGACACCCGGTGCGCTTCTATGGGCATGGTGGCGACAAGAGCTTATCACTTTCATGGCCTAAATATGAG ATTTTTAGCGTATGACATGGCGGATATGGAAGAATCAGTGACTCCTGTATTTACCTCCTTTCTCAAGTCTGGCGTTTGGGTTTTTCTTTTCAG TGATCAAGATTCAATCCTCCCTTTAAGTGGGACACGGGCGAGGGTCAATGGCTTGGCTAAACAATAA
- the LOC110877399 gene encoding lipase-like isoform X1 has protein sequence MVTGHSMGGAMAAFCGLDLALIYGSKNIQFTTFGMPRIGNAAFASYYGQVVPSTFRVTHGHDLVLHLPPYYHHFPQKKYHHFPSEGHKFEYKSNAKMEHACSSCLDTRCASMGMVATRAYHFHGLNMRFLAYDMADMEESVTPVFTSFLKSGVWVFLFSSDQDSILPLSGTRARVNGLAKQ, from the exons ATGGTGACTGGCCATTCAATGGGAGGTGCTATGGCGgctttttgtggattggatcttGCG CTTATTTATGGATCAAAGAACATCCAATTTACGACGTTTGGCATGCCAAGAATCGGCAATGCTGCTTTTGCATCGTATTATGGCCAAGTTGTCCCAAGTACGTTTAGAGTGACACATGGACACGACCTCGTCCTGCATCTGCCTCCTTATTATCATCATTTCCCACAGAAGAAATATCATCACTTCCCATCAGAG GGGCACAAATTTGAATATAAGAGCAATGCCAAAATGGAGCATGCCTGCTCATCCTGTTTAGACACCCGGTGCGCTTCTATGGGCATGGTGGCGACAAGAGCTTATCACTTTCATGGCCTAAATATGAG ATTTTTAGCGTATGACATGGCGGATATGGAAGAATCAGTGACTCCTGTATTTACCTCCTTTCTCAAGTCTGGCGTTTGGGTTTTTCTTTTCAG TAGTGATCAAGATTCAATCCTCCCTTTAAGTGGGACACGGGCGAGGGTCAATGGCTTGGCTAAACAATAA
- the LOC110875480 gene encoding disease resistance protein RUN1-like — translation MASSSSSGVMVSSGDKAFSYDVFLSFRGEDTRHSFTDHLYHKLIQAGICTFRDDKEINRGEELKPEIEKAIKASRSSIVVLSENYATSTWCLDELLLILQQRRECNHFVLPVFYYVKPTDVRKNRQKFYIKVKKTSSRWTYHNVEQWRTALRQVGDLTGLELSGSQASFLNKIVDTIYNNLDRKEVHLPFHLIGMLNHHKEINSWLHQTNNEYLVIYGMGGSGKTTLAKYVYNMIRRFFESVSFVEDIGNICKGPNDILQFQKQLLEDILGGKNRKIPGVSRGTCMIEEALQMKRTLIVLDDIVEHSQLVALLGTGRINAQSKIIITTRVNTNNWPLMRCKMYPMRLLNDDESLQLIRLHAFGSKIPNLPLNVDPFLILDGVKYCEGNPLALEVFGSSMFKNNTISHWKSHLSLLEKDMDSRLQHGLCCKDIGT, via the exons ATGGCATCAAGTTCCTCCTCTGGTGTTATGGTTTCTTCTGGTGATAAAGCTTTCAGCTATGATGTGTTTCTAAGCTTTAGAGGCGAAGACACTCGACATTCTTTTACTGATCATCTATACCATAAGTTAATTCAAGCAGGAATATGTACCTTTAGAGATGATAAAGAAATCAACAGAGGTGAAGAGCTAAAACCTGAAATTGAGAAAGCAATCAAAGCATCTAGGTCCTCAATAGTTGTATTGTCAGAGAATTATGCAACTTCCACTTGGTGCCTAGACGAGCTTCTGCTCATCCTACAGCAAAGGAGGGAGTGCAATCATTTTGTTCTACCTGTTTTTTATTACGTTAAGCCCACAGATGTTAGAAAAAACAGACAAAAGTTCTATATCAAAGTCAAGAAGACTTCTTCAAGGTGGACATATCACAATGTAGAACAGTGGAGGACAGCTCTTAGGCAGGTTGGTGATTTGACTGGTTTGGAGCTTTCCGG GTCTCAAGCAAGCTTTTTGAATAAAATTGTTGATACAATATACAATAACTTAGATCGCAAAGAAGTTCATCTTCCATTCCATTTAATAGGGATGCTCAATCATCATAAGGAGATAAATTCTTGGTTACATCAAACCAATAATGAGTATTTAGTAATTTACGGTATGGGTGGAAGTGGCAAGACAACGCTGGCAAAATATGTATACAATATGATTCGAAGATTTTTTGAATCTGTGAGTTTTGTTGAAGACATTGGTAACATATGTAAAGGACCCAATGACATACTTCAATTCCAGAAACAACTTCTTGAAGATATTTTAGGCGGGAAAAATAGAAAAATACCTGGTGTTTCTCGAGGTACGTGTATGATAGAGGAGGCTTTGCAAATGAAAAGGACGCTCATTGTTCTTGATGACATTGTTGAACATAGTCAGCTAGTTGCTTTACTTGGAACCGGGAGAATTAATGCCCAAAGCAAGATAATAATTACAACGAGGGTAAATACAAATAACTGGCCATTAATGAGGTGTAAAATGTATCCAATGAGACTACTGAACGATGATGAATCATTACAGCTTATAAGGCTTCATGCATTTGGATCCAAAATTCCAAATTTGCCGCTGAATGTTGATCCGTTTCTTATACTAGACGGAGTAAAATATTGTGAAGGAAATCCACTCGCTCTCGAAGTGTTTGGATCATCTATGTTCAAGAACAATACCATCTCACATTGGAAAAGTCATTTGAGTTTACTGGAAAAAGATATGGATTCTCGACTTCA ACATGGATTATGTTGTAAAGATATTGGAACCTGA